From Candidatus Manganitrophus morganii, the proteins below share one genomic window:
- a CDS encoding DUF3047 domain-containing protein codes for MFRFGVVMILLVFPLTLLAADLFHEDFSAGHDKEGLPKGWELKQWFGNTRKIETVEEAGVTALRLVSDGNSFGVYREKELNPKKTPILSWQWKVTRLPEGADVRDKKKDDQAAQMYVMFPRFPKMVNTRLVGYIWETSAPKMAEITSRKSSNTRYIVLQSGPENLGKWVTETRNVYEDYKTLFGEEPPEIGGITIMIDSDDTDSSAESYFTDIRIGKKE; via the coding sequence TTGTTTCGTTTTGGTGTCGTGATGATCCTGCTGGTATTTCCCCTCACCCTTCTTGCAGCGGATCTGTTTCATGAGGACTTTTCTGCGGGTCACGATAAAGAGGGGCTCCCGAAGGGGTGGGAGCTCAAGCAATGGTTCGGAAACACGCGAAAAATCGAGACGGTCGAAGAAGCGGGGGTCACGGCGCTCCGTCTGGTCAGCGACGGCAACAGTTTCGGCGTCTACCGGGAGAAAGAGCTCAATCCAAAGAAGACCCCCATTCTTTCCTGGCAGTGGAAGGTGACCCGGCTGCCGGAAGGGGCCGATGTCCGGGACAAAAAAAAAGACGATCAAGCCGCTCAGATGTATGTGATGTTTCCCCGATTCCCCAAGATGGTCAATACCCGGCTCGTCGGTTATATCTGGGAGACCAGCGCTCCCAAGATGGCCGAAATCACCAGCCGGAAATCGTCGAATACCCGCTACATCGTTCTCCAAAGCGGTCCCGAAAATCTGGGCAAATGGGTGACGGAGACGAGAAATGTCTACGAGGATTATAAAACCCTCTTCGGAGAAGAACCTCCGGAGATCGGGGGGATCACCATCATGATCGATTCGGACGACACCGACTCTTCCGCCGAAAGCTACTTTACCGATATCCGAATTGGAAAAAAAGAATAA
- a CDS encoding DegQ family serine endoprotease: protein MSDVHHEIRPKRLVFSIFLIILGIVIGITLVSEFRLLPFGAAVNDPQKSKPPAISQAEQTFVEISKSVTPAVVNIATTRVVDRGEEAPGFPFDDPFFRRFFGDEPPRRGQPRERRAQSLGSGVIVDPNGLILTNNHVVEKADEIKVVLGDKREFKGKLIGSDPKTDLAVIRIEAKELPTVSWGDSDKLQVGEYVLAIGNPFGLNQTVTMGIVSAVGRANVGIADYEDFIQTDAAINPGNSGGAMVNTHGELVGINTAIFTQSGGYMGIGFAVPSNMARSIMESLAKDGKVVRGWLGVSIQEVTQQLAKEFGLKESKGALVSDVLPNSPAEKAGFHRGDVVVQFNGQVVENSTQLRNLVAKTGVGTKAKVRVVRDKKEKELEVTIEEQPKDIAGSGDVEADPEATSTALAGIEVRNLTPEAARQLGLNRNDKGVVITRVDPGSVADEVGLQRGDLIMEVNRKPVRDTDDYDELISKIGKDEAVLLLINRQGRTMFVTIAP from the coding sequence ATGTCAGATGTTCATCATGAAATACGGCCAAAACGGCTTGTATTTTCCATTTTTTTGATTATTCTCGGAATCGTCATCGGAATTACACTTGTCTCCGAGTTTCGTCTTCTTCCATTCGGGGCGGCGGTCAACGATCCTCAAAAATCGAAGCCCCCCGCCATCAGCCAAGCCGAACAGACCTTTGTTGAAATCTCCAAATCGGTGACACCCGCGGTGGTCAACATCGCGACCACGCGGGTGGTCGATCGCGGGGAAGAGGCGCCCGGTTTCCCGTTTGACGATCCCTTCTTCAGGCGATTCTTCGGCGATGAGCCTCCCCGTCGCGGCCAGCCGCGCGAGCGGCGCGCGCAGAGCCTGGGATCGGGGGTGATCGTCGACCCGAACGGCCTGATCCTCACGAACAATCATGTCGTGGAGAAGGCGGATGAAATTAAAGTGGTGCTGGGAGACAAGCGGGAGTTCAAGGGCAAACTGATCGGCAGCGATCCGAAGACCGACCTTGCCGTCATCCGGATCGAGGCAAAAGAGCTTCCCACCGTTTCCTGGGGGGATTCGGACAAGCTGCAGGTGGGAGAGTATGTTTTGGCGATCGGCAATCCATTCGGGCTGAACCAGACAGTGACGATGGGGATCGTCTCGGCGGTCGGCCGCGCCAACGTCGGCATCGCCGATTATGAAGACTTCATCCAGACCGACGCCGCCATCAACCCCGGCAATTCGGGGGGGGCGATGGTCAACACGCATGGAGAATTGGTCGGGATCAATACGGCCATTTTCACCCAGAGCGGCGGCTACATGGGGATCGGCTTTGCCGTTCCGAGCAACATGGCGAGATCGATCATGGAGAGCTTGGCGAAAGACGGCAAGGTCGTCCGCGGCTGGCTGGGGGTCTCGATCCAAGAGGTGACGCAGCAGCTCGCCAAGGAGTTCGGCCTCAAAGAGTCCAAGGGAGCCCTCGTCAGCGATGTCCTTCCCAATAGCCCTGCAGAAAAGGCCGGCTTCCATCGGGGGGATGTGGTCGTTCAGTTTAACGGTCAAGTGGTCGAGAATTCGACGCAGCTCAGAAATTTGGTGGCAAAAACCGGCGTCGGGACCAAGGCCAAAGTGCGTGTGGTTCGTGATAAGAAGGAGAAAGAGTTAGAGGTTACGATCGAGGAACAGCCGAAAGATATCGCCGGAAGCGGCGATGTGGAAGCGGACCCGGAAGCGACCAGTACGGCTCTTGCCGGAATCGAGGTCAGGAACCTGACCCCGGAGGCGGCCAGACAACTCGGCTTGAATCGAAACGACAAAGGGGTGGTCATCACCCGCGTCGATCCGGGAAGTGTTGCGGACGAGGTCGGACTGCAACGGGGCGATCTGATCATGGAGGTCAACCGCAAACCTGTCCGAGACACGGATGACTATGATGAACTGATCTCAAAAATCGGAAAGGACGAAGCGGTTTTGCTTCTCATTAACCGACAGGGAAGAACCATGTTCGTCACGATTGCTCCTTGA
- a CDS encoding ATP-binding protein, protein MFEKHHRRLLRYGLGPLILMVALLLKEWAGAVFSAQGPFLLLFVPILISAWHGGPGPALVTTFLAAAASDYFFLPPLHSFGRFDRSALTQFSLFLLEGIAISFLAAAMHSSERRVDRTAPSEKANPELQNQIAEKNRTEEQLRRSEHQLAMAQEIASLGSWEWDIRENKVTWSDELYRIYGLKPQSCVMTYEIFLDRVHPDDRSQTQEMIRRALSDQPSFSFSHRIIRPDGAVRTLQARGEVDRGPDGQPIKMIGTGQDITERSEGEEELRRAEDFLNSIVENLPNMIFVKEAQELRFVRFNKAGEALLGYPREDLIGKNDYDFFPKEQADFFVSKDRQVLYEGRLVDIPEEPIQTRRLGMRILHTKKIPLYDKEGKPLYLLGISEDITERKKAEEEREQLVREQTARIEAEATQQRLTFLSEAGALLTSSLEYEAILTRLAELAVPRLADGCTVSIVEKDGSIHPVALSHVDPEKAKRLQELQERYPIDPNQAEGVPEVLRSGRPEIYTEISDANLAGSARDEAHLRMLREIGPRSVMIVPLIIQSRPIGAMTFLSAESGRIYSPKDLALAQDLARRAALAIENARLYRQAQEANHAKDEFLAVVSHELRTPLNAILGWSHIMQGETLDAETNRRALESISRNATSQAQLIEDLLDVSRIITGKLHMEVRQIEVAPVLRAAIDAVQPAADAKGISITSRLSDPSISVLGDPDRLQQVIWNLISNAIKFTPRQGSVSIEVDQIDSDVQIRVRDTGIGIAPDFLPYVFDRFRQADSSSTRTHSGLGLGLAIVRHLVELHGGTVSAESPGKGKGAAFTVKLPGRPVRVNEEMRRLSTAMQPGSPGKRPVLRRGLRVLVVDDEADARDLVMTTLRQCQAEVTAVGSVKEAMRVIAEARPDILVSDIAMPEEDGYDLIRKIRALAPEQGGNIPALALTAYSRTEDSKKILSAGFQTHLSKPVQPAQLAAAVAKLDERRDTGILLEVE, encoded by the coding sequence ATGTTTGAGAAACATCATCGACGCCTGTTGAGATACGGCCTGGGGCCGCTGATCTTGATGGTCGCCCTCCTCCTTAAAGAATGGGCGGGTGCCGTCTTCAGTGCGCAAGGGCCTTTCCTCCTTCTTTTTGTCCCGATCCTCATCAGCGCCTGGCACGGCGGGCCGGGACCCGCCCTCGTAACGACTTTCCTGGCCGCCGCCGCGTCCGATTATTTTTTCCTCCCTCCCCTCCACTCCTTTGGACGATTCGACCGGAGCGCCCTGACCCAGTTCAGCCTCTTCCTTCTCGAAGGGATCGCGATCAGCTTCTTGGCCGCGGCCATGCATTCCTCCGAACGGCGCGTCGATCGGACGGCTCCCTCGGAAAAAGCGAATCCGGAACTGCAGAATCAGATCGCCGAAAAGAACCGGACGGAAGAGCAGCTCCGAAGGAGCGAGCATCAACTCGCCATGGCGCAGGAGATCGCCTCCCTCGGAAGTTGGGAGTGGGATATTCGAGAAAACAAGGTGACCTGGTCGGATGAGCTCTACCGAATCTACGGCCTGAAGCCCCAATCGTGTGTGATGACTTATGAGATATTTCTCGATCGCGTGCACCCGGACGACCGCTCCCAGACGCAGGAAATGATCAGACGGGCGCTCTCCGACCAACCGTCGTTCAGCTTTTCTCACCGGATTATTCGTCCCGACGGCGCCGTCCGGACGCTTCAAGCGCGGGGGGAGGTGGATCGGGGTCCGGACGGCCAACCGATAAAAATGATCGGCACCGGGCAGGACATTACGGAGCGGAGCGAGGGGGAAGAGGAGTTGCGGCGCGCGGAAGACTTTCTCAACTCCATCGTCGAAAACCTTCCGAACATGATTTTCGTGAAAGAGGCGCAGGAGCTTCGGTTCGTGCGATTCAATAAAGCCGGCGAAGCGCTGTTGGGCTACCCCAGAGAGGATTTGATCGGAAAAAACGACTATGATTTTTTTCCGAAAGAACAGGCCGATTTTTTCGTCTCTAAAGACCGCCAGGTCCTCTATGAGGGCCGTTTGGTGGATATTCCGGAAGAGCCGATCCAGACAAGGCGCCTCGGCATGAGGATTCTGCATACCAAGAAGATCCCCCTCTACGACAAAGAAGGAAAACCGCTCTACCTCTTGGGCATCTCCGAAGATATCACCGAGCGAAAGAAGGCCGAGGAAGAAAGGGAGCAACTGGTCCGGGAGCAGACGGCGCGCATCGAAGCCGAAGCGACCCAACAGCGTCTGACCTTTCTCTCCGAGGCCGGGGCGCTGCTGACCTCCTCCCTCGAATACGAGGCGATCCTCACCCGCCTGGCCGAGTTGGCCGTTCCCCGCCTGGCCGACGGGTGCACCGTCAGCATCGTCGAGAAGGATGGATCGATCCATCCCGTCGCGTTGTCTCATGTCGATCCGGAAAAAGCGAAACGGCTCCAGGAGCTCCAAGAGCGTTATCCGATCGATCCGAATCAGGCCGAGGGGGTGCCGGAGGTGCTGCGGTCGGGCCGTCCTGAGATCTACACGGAGATTTCCGACGCGAATCTGGCCGGATCCGCCCGGGATGAAGCCCATCTTCGAATGCTGCGGGAGATCGGGCCCCGATCGGTCATGATCGTTCCGCTCATTATCCAGAGTCGTCCGATCGGAGCGATGACCTTCCTCTCCGCCGAGTCGGGCCGCATATACAGCCCGAAGGATCTCGCCCTGGCGCAGGACCTTGCCCGGCGGGCCGCCCTCGCCATCGAGAATGCGCGCCTTTACCGGCAAGCCCAGGAGGCAAACCACGCCAAGGACGAATTTCTGGCGGTGGTCTCCCATGAGCTTCGGACCCCCCTCAATGCCATTTTGGGATGGTCCCACATTATGCAAGGAGAGACGCTCGACGCGGAGACGAACCGTCGCGCCCTGGAATCGATTTCAAGAAACGCAACGTCGCAAGCGCAACTGATCGAGGACCTTCTCGACGTTTCCAGAATCATTACCGGCAAACTCCACATGGAGGTCCGCCAAATCGAGGTCGCCCCGGTTCTCCGCGCGGCCATCGATGCGGTTCAGCCGGCCGCCGACGCGAAAGGGATTTCCATCACATCGCGCCTCTCCGATCCGTCGATCTCTGTCTTGGGAGATCCCGATCGGCTTCAACAGGTCATTTGGAATCTGATCTCCAACGCAATCAAATTCACCCCCCGGCAAGGGAGCGTTTCCATTGAGGTGGATCAAATCGATTCCGATGTTCAAATCCGCGTTCGCGATACCGGAATAGGGATCGCTCCCGATTTTCTTCCTTATGTGTTCGATCGATTCCGGCAGGCCGACTCCTCGAGCACCCGCACGCATAGCGGCCTCGGCCTGGGTCTGGCGATTGTCCGCCATCTTGTCGAACTCCACGGAGGAACGGTCTCCGCGGAGAGCCCCGGAAAAGGAAAAGGGGCCGCCTTCACCGTTAAATTACCCGGCCGGCCGGTCCGGGTGAACGAGGAGATGCGGCGGCTTTCGACCGCGATGCAACCCGGCAGCCCGGGGAAGCGCCCGGTCCTGCGCCGTGGTTTACGGGTGTTGGTTGTGGACGATGAAGCGGACGCGCGCGATCTTGTGATGACGACCCTCAGACAGTGTCAGGCGGAGGTCACGGCGGTCGGATCGGTGAAAGAAGCGATGAGAGTCATTGCGGAAGCGCGCCCCGATATCCTGGTGAGCGATATCGCCATGCCCGAAGAAGACGGATACGACCTGATTCGAAAAATCCGGGCGCTGGCGCCGGAGCAAGGGGGGAATATTCCCGCCTTGGCCCTGACGGCCTATTCAAGAACGGAAGATAGCAAGAAAATTCTTTCGGCAGGCTTCCAGACCCATCTTTCGAAACCGGTCCAACCGGCGCAGCTCGCGGCCGCCGTTGCCAAGCTCGATGAAAGAAGGGATACCGGCATTTTACTTGAAGTGGAGTGA
- a CDS encoding helix-turn-helix domain-containing protein, producing MKRFSDQNYYEILEIPYRATWGEIQKAYELAKKTYGSDSIASYSLFDQGDRALIFKKIEEAYQTLIDQEKKRKYDESLAQAVEEVAQRIASSAQEAPAAPSQEEALSGEITGKTLKGMRERQGVSLQEIADRTRINLTYLLSIEEDNFRTLPAEVYLRSYIHQYAKMLQWDPNKILEGYLKTYQRWQKEKTPST from the coding sequence ATGAAGAGATTTTCAGATCAGAATTACTACGAGATCCTTGAGATACCGTATCGGGCGACGTGGGGAGAGATTCAAAAGGCTTACGAATTGGCGAAGAAGACCTATGGGAGCGATTCCATCGCATCTTATTCGCTTTTCGATCAAGGCGACCGCGCTCTGATTTTCAAGAAAATCGAGGAAGCCTACCAGACACTCATCGATCAGGAAAAAAAAAGAAAATATGATGAATCGCTGGCGCAGGCGGTCGAGGAGGTTGCGCAGCGGATCGCCTCTTCCGCTCAAGAGGCGCCGGCCGCCCCTTCCCAGGAGGAGGCGCTTTCCGGAGAGATCACCGGAAAGACGCTCAAAGGAATGCGGGAGCGGCAAGGGGTCTCTCTTCAGGAAATCGCCGACCGGACCCGGATCAATCTCACCTATCTCCTCAGCATCGAGGAGGATAATTTCCGGACCCTTCCGGCCGAGGTCTACCTCCGCAGCTACATTCACCAATATGCCAAAATGCTCCAGTGGGATCCGAACAAGATCCTCGAGGGTTATTTAAAAACATACCAACGCTGGCAAAAAGAGAAAACCCCCTCTACTTAA
- the pncA gene encoding bifunctional nicotinamidase/pyrazinamidase has protein sequence MKITDKTALIVVDVQNDFCPGGALAVPAGDSVAPILNRYADLFSRSGAPIYATRDWHPENHLSFKERGGPWPAHCVQGTKGAEFHPRLTLPKNVAMILKGTDPDKEAYSGFQGTDLAERLRRQQVERLFVGGLATDYCVKNTVLDALKAGFETVFLKDASRGVDVHPGDSEKAAEEMKKGGASVLTIDQIDPPD, from the coding sequence ATGAAGATCACCGACAAAACCGCATTGATCGTGGTCGACGTTCAGAACGACTTTTGTCCGGGAGGCGCGCTGGCGGTTCCCGCGGGAGATTCGGTGGCTCCCATTCTAAACCGGTATGCCGATCTCTTTTCAAGATCCGGCGCGCCGATTTATGCGACGCGCGATTGGCACCCGGAAAATCATCTCTCTTTTAAGGAGCGGGGCGGCCCCTGGCCGGCGCATTGCGTGCAAGGAACAAAGGGGGCCGAATTTCACCCCCGTTTGACCCTCCCGAAGAATGTGGCGATGATCTTAAAAGGAACCGATCCCGACAAAGAAGCATACTCCGGCTTTCAGGGAACCGATCTGGCGGAACGGCTCCGGCGGCAGCAGGTTGAACGGCTCTTTGTCGGAGGCCTCGCCACCGATTATTGCGTGAAGAACACCGTCCTGGATGCGCTCAAAGCGGGGTTCGAGACGGTCTTTTTGAAGGATGCCTCACGCGGGGTCGACGTCCACCCCGGCGACAGCGAAAAAGCAGCCGAAGAGATGAAAAAGGGGGGGGCTTCCGTCTTGACGATCGATCAGATCGATCCCCCAGATTAA
- a CDS encoding peptidoglycan DD-metalloendopeptidase family protein yields MRKVGLGLTLFFLSLYLVSHWLPESDSAPEGETGSVNEQSAEGLSSEIAPDILSALAPESAEEIVKEIVKEHTFKSGDSLFAVLSVLGIPDAEIFDIMKAAKKVYDLRKIIPGQKIIVFLEEAPQAVGKMLVQIDPFRSLKVERSENGFQVVEEKTPLERDIVSHNGVISDTLYESARRSGVPAEVILDLSDIFAWDVDFSTEIQSGGHFRVVYEVFKNEEKILRTGRVLAAELMNEGETYRAYHFSNDGGKGDYYDENGRSLKKAFLKSPLRYRYISSGFTTKRFHPVLKVNRPHLGVDYAAPRGTPVMAASDGTVSFVGWNGGHGKTVIIQHRNGYSTLYGHLSSYGEGIRKGKKVAQGEMIGRVGSTGLSTGPHLHYTLMRHGKPINPKNADVVRGEPLPKTWEAPFKENVEEMNRHLDSETHPAAEGRA; encoded by the coding sequence ATGCGGAAAGTCGGACTCGGATTAACCCTTTTTTTCTTATCGCTCTACCTCGTGTCGCATTGGCTGCCCGAGAGTGATTCAGCCCCCGAGGGGGAGACCGGCTCGGTGAATGAACAATCGGCCGAGGGATTGTCGTCCGAGATCGCCCCCGATATCCTCTCCGCCCTGGCCCCGGAGAGCGCCGAAGAAATCGTAAAAGAAATCGTAAAGGAGCATACGTTCAAATCGGGCGATTCGCTTTTTGCGGTTCTCTCTGTCTTGGGGATTCCCGATGCGGAGATTTTCGATATCATGAAAGCGGCCAAAAAAGTGTACGATCTGAGGAAGATCATCCCCGGGCAAAAGATCATCGTCTTCTTGGAGGAAGCCCCTCAAGCGGTCGGTAAGATGCTGGTTCAGATCGACCCGTTCCGTTCTCTCAAGGTGGAGCGCTCGGAGAACGGGTTCCAAGTGGTCGAAGAGAAAACCCCTCTCGAACGAGACATTGTCAGTCACAACGGAGTCATCTCAGACACCCTCTATGAATCGGCGCGGCGCTCCGGGGTGCCGGCGGAAGTCATTCTCGATCTTTCGGATATTTTCGCCTGGGACGTCGACTTCAGCACCGAGATCCAATCGGGAGGGCACTTCCGGGTCGTTTATGAGGTGTTTAAAAATGAGGAAAAGATCCTCCGGACCGGCCGGGTATTGGCGGCGGAGCTGATGAACGAGGGAGAGACCTACCGCGCTTACCATTTTTCCAACGACGGCGGAAAAGGGGATTACTACGATGAAAACGGAAGGTCGCTGAAGAAGGCTTTCTTGAAATCGCCCCTGCGCTACCGCTACATCAGCTCCGGATTTACGACCAAGCGCTTTCATCCGGTCCTCAAGGTGAATCGGCCCCATTTGGGAGTCGACTATGCCGCCCCCCGCGGCACACCGGTGATGGCCGCAAGCGACGGCACCGTCAGCTTCGTCGGCTGGAACGGCGGGCATGGAAAGACGGTCATCATCCAGCATCGAAACGGGTACAGCACCCTTTACGGACATCTTTCAAGTTACGGGGAGGGGATCCGGAAGGGAAAAAAGGTCGCGCAGGGAGAGATGATCGGACGGGTCGGCTCGACCGGATTAAGCACCGGTCCGCATCTTCACTATACCCTCATGCGGCACGGCAAACCGATCAATCCGAAAAACGCCGACGTCGTTCGGGGGGAGCCTCTTCCCAAAACATGGGAAGCTCCCTTCAAAGAAAATGTCGAGGAGATGAACCGTCACCTCGATTCGGAGACCCACCCCGCGGCGGAAGGCCGCGCTTAG
- the bioA gene encoding adenosylmethionine--8-amino-7-oxononanoate transaminase, with translation MEHPRGKQTARKGKEGHGISADWIEKGRRLIWHPFTQMKEWEKEVPTIIDRGKGVTLIDAEGKRYIDGVSSLWVNIHGHRKKEIDEALIDQIKRISHSTLLGLTNFPAIELAERLLNIAPPGLTKVFYSDNGSTAVEVAIKLAYGFWQRRGGLYRKKSKFISFKSAYHGDTIGAVSVGGIDLFHRAYAPLLFETIKVPSPTCYRCPLSLTAPSCGMACIEEVEKTIKRHRRELAGLIIEPLVQAAAGILTSPPGYLKRIRALCNKYDLLMIADEVATGFGRTGRMFACEQEGVTPDLMAISKGITGGYLPLAATLTTQPIYEAYLGEYAEFKTFFHGHSYTGNPLGCAAAIANLKIFEKEKVLDRLRPKIAFVKKRLDPWKRWAHVGEIRQAGLMVGIELVADKKEKTPYPIEWRVGAQVCRRAKERGVLLRPLGNVIVLMPPLSISIRELERLIRIVGEEIKRVTSEIK, from the coding sequence TTGGAACATCCAAGGGGAAAACAGACCGCTCGGAAGGGAAAAGAGGGTCATGGGATTTCCGCCGATTGGATCGAAAAGGGACGGCGGTTGATTTGGCACCCCTTCACCCAAATGAAGGAATGGGAGAAAGAGGTCCCGACGATTATTGACCGGGGAAAAGGGGTCACGCTGATCGACGCCGAAGGAAAGCGATACATCGACGGCGTCTCTTCCCTTTGGGTCAACATCCACGGCCATCGCAAAAAAGAGATCGATGAAGCGCTGATCGATCAAATTAAACGGATTTCCCATTCCACCCTTCTCGGTCTCACCAACTTCCCGGCGATCGAATTGGCTGAAAGGCTCCTGAATATTGCCCCGCCCGGCCTGACCAAAGTCTTTTACTCCGACAACGGATCGACCGCCGTCGAGGTGGCGATCAAGCTCGCCTACGGCTTCTGGCAACGACGCGGAGGGCTCTATCGAAAAAAGAGCAAATTCATCTCTTTCAAAAGCGCCTACCATGGCGATACGATCGGGGCGGTCAGCGTCGGCGGAATCGATCTCTTCCATCGAGCGTACGCGCCCCTTTTGTTTGAAACGATCAAGGTCCCCTCCCCCACCTGCTACCGATGCCCTCTCTCTTTGACCGCTCCTTCTTGCGGCATGGCTTGTATTGAAGAGGTCGAAAAAACGATCAAGCGCCACCGCCGGGAGCTGGCCGGCCTCATCATCGAGCCGCTCGTTCAAGCGGCGGCGGGGATCTTGACCTCTCCTCCCGGGTATCTGAAGCGGATCAGGGCGCTCTGCAACAAATACGACCTGTTGATGATTGCCGACGAAGTGGCGACCGGGTTCGGCCGGACCGGCCGGATGTTTGCGTGCGAGCAGGAGGGGGTCACCCCCGACCTGATGGCGATCTCCAAAGGGATCACGGGAGGGTACCTCCCGCTGGCGGCCACCCTGACGACGCAACCGATTTACGAGGCCTACCTGGGGGAATATGCCGAATTCAAGACCTTCTTCCACGGACACAGCTACACGGGAAACCCGCTCGGCTGCGCCGCCGCGATCGCCAATCTGAAAATATTCGAAAAAGAGAAAGTGCTCGATCGGCTCCGGCCGAAAATTGCATTCGTCAAAAAAAGACTCGATCCCTGGAAGCGCTGGGCGCATGTCGGGGAGATCCGTCAGGCCGGCTTGATGGTCGGGATTGAATTGGTTGCGGATAAAAAAGAGAAGACCCCCTACCCGATCGAATGGCGGGTCGGCGCGCAGGTCTGCCGCCGCGCAAAGGAAAGGGGGGTGCTTCTCCGGCCGCTCGGCAACGTGATCGTTTTGATGCCCCCTTTGTCGATTTCGATTCGGGAGCTGGAAAGGCTGATTCGCATCGTCGGTGAGGAGATCAAGCGGGTGACGTCTGAAATTAAGTAG
- a CDS encoding AAA family ATPase: MMENIGLFSGLQTPKKEIWAVGGGKGGTGKSFLAANLGIALTRMGKRVLLVDADLGCANLHTCLGVTPGTTLSDFIQGKIRNIESVLTQTEIPNLALISGAQDYLEIANPKHSQKMRLIRQIHELNFEYIILDLGAGTSFTNLDFFLSADTGILSVIPEPTSIENVYRFIKSAFYRRFKKIARDPEVKEMITLAMDEKNERGIRTPHDLIDQVAAMNEKAGQKLKEAVYTFAPKIVVNQVRSKDDMTLGFSMRSSCGKYFGIKVDYAGYIEYDDHVWQATKKKRPLLLEFPYSSAARCLERTVSNLMKKEELKLNSIVNQ; encoded by the coding sequence ATGATGGAAAATATCGGATTATTCAGCGGTCTCCAAACCCCTAAAAAGGAAATCTGGGCGGTCGGAGGGGGAAAGGGGGGGACCGGAAAGAGCTTCTTGGCCGCAAACCTGGGGATCGCCCTGACCAGGATGGGAAAGCGGGTCCTTCTGGTCGATGCCGACCTGGGGTGCGCCAACCTTCACACCTGCCTCGGCGTCACCCCCGGGACGACCCTTTCCGACTTTATCCAGGGAAAAATCAGAAATATTGAAAGTGTCCTGACACAAACGGAAATCCCGAATCTGGCCCTGATCTCCGGCGCCCAGGATTATCTGGAGATCGCCAATCCGAAACACAGCCAGAAAATGCGGTTGATCCGCCAGATTCATGAGTTGAACTTCGAATATATCATCCTCGACCTGGGGGCGGGAACCTCTTTTACGAACCTCGATTTTTTCCTGAGCGCCGATACGGGGATCCTCAGCGTCATCCCCGAGCCGACCTCCATCGAAAATGTCTACCGGTTTATCAAAAGCGCCTTTTATCGCCGATTTAAGAAAATCGCCCGAGATCCCGAAGTAAAAGAGATGATCACCCTCGCCATGGATGAGAAAAACGAGCGGGGGATCCGAACGCCGCACGATCTGATCGATCAGGTCGCAGCGATGAATGAAAAGGCGGGGCAGAAGCTGAAAGAGGCGGTTTATACCTTTGCCCCGAAAATCGTCGTCAATCAGGTTCGCTCCAAGGACGACATGACCCTCGGCTTTTCGATGCGGAGTTCTTGCGGAAAATATTTCGGAATCAAGGTTGATTATGCGGGATACATCGAATACGATGACCATGTTTGGCAGGCGACGAAAAAGAAGCGTCCGTTGCTGCTTGAATTTCCCTATTCGAGTGCCGCCCGTTGTTTGGAGCGAACCGTTTCGAATCTGATGAAAAAAGAAGAGTTGAAGTTAAACTCGATTGTAAACCAATAG